The following proteins are encoded in a genomic region of Variovorax paradoxus:
- a CDS encoding type II toxin-antitoxin system YafO family toxin gives MATRCTQALRRQLTTLSEDPDNFAAEFDHWKSLGVAGEYSSYLFGKDSSYIAPGGLEHVHLVPLEASALVKWDIQWRRRSRKVSDRALVYASDQTHGHLLIYILGEPTAHEVALMRTPEHQTLMRKLSLIAKAFIERGAVIG, from the coding sequence TTGGCAACCCGTTGCACGCAGGCCTTGCGTCGGCAACTCACCACGCTGAGCGAAGACCCGGACAATTTCGCTGCCGAGTTTGATCACTGGAAGTCACTCGGCGTGGCTGGGGAGTACTCCAGCTACCTGTTCGGAAAGGACAGCTCGTACATTGCCCCTGGCGGGCTGGAGCACGTTCATCTAGTCCCGCTGGAAGCCTCCGCGCTCGTTAAGTGGGATATTCAATGGCGGAGACGATCACGAAAGGTGAGTGATCGGGCGCTGGTGTATGCGAGCGATCAGACCCATGGGCACTTGCTGATCTACATCCTGGGTGAACCAACTGCGCACGAGGTGGCGTTGATGCGAACCCCAGAACATCAGACGCTGATGCGGAAGCTCTCTCTCATCGCGAAAGCGTTCATAGAGCGCGGTGCTGTGATCGGATGA